Sequence from the Argonema galeatum A003/A1 genome:
CAACTTAGACTCCTTGCTAACCCAACCTGCTGTGTAATTAGTCCTTGCCTTGCGGACAAGAGTTTGTGAGCCATCTGACTTCAGTCTGAGGGCAATATTTACCTATGCCAATTGATGACCCAGCCTATCTAATTCACCGAAAATGGATGAGTAGAGCTATTGAACTGGCACAAACCGCCGGTGACGCCGGAGAAGTGCCTGTAGGAGCCGTCATCGTTGACAGTCAGGGTAACTTAATAGCAGAAGGAGAAAACCGCAAAGAGCGGGAGTTTGACCCCACAGCCCATGCGGAGATTTTGGCTATCCGGGCAGCTGGCAAAGCTCTGCAAGACTGGCATCTCGATCGATGCACCCTCTACGTTACCCTAGAGCCATGCCCCATGTGTGCGGGTGCGATCGTCCAAGCTAGGCTGCGTCTGTTAGTTTATGGAGCAGACGATCCCAAAACTGGCGCAATTCGTACCGTTGCCAATATTCCCGATAGCGCCTGCTCCAATCACCGCTTATCCGTACTCGGTGGGATCTTAGAATCTGCCTGTCGCCACCAGCTGCAATCCTGGTTTGCACAAAAAAGGCAAAAGTGAAAAGACAAAAAGCCTTTATGTTACTTTTTACCGTTCCACAGATTTTGCCTGGGAACACGCTCATGTATTTTTCGGACTAATGACACCCGTAGAACTGTCCCTTTAATAGAAGACAACTCGCCACAGAAAATTTACGGTGGAATTGAAGATGCTTCGATGTAGTTACTAACCTTCCCTATGACGATCCCGCTCGACTCTTCTGCACAAACCCTTGCAACTTCAACACCGGCAAAGGTAACTACTATTACCTCTCGCGTTGCGCCTTGGTTCAGTCAGTTGGCTTATCCCTTGGGGCGTCGTATTATTTTACCGTTTTACTTCGGTGAGATTTCGGTGACGGGTCGGGAACATTTACCCACAGAAGGGCCAGTTATCCTAGCGCCCACCCATCGCTCTCGCTGGGATTCCTTTATGGTGCCCTATGCAGCGGGTCGGGATATTACCGGGCGGGATCTGCGGTTTATGGTTTCGGCTAATGAAATGACAGGACTCCAAGGCTGGTTTGTCCGCCGCTTCGGAGGTTTCGCGGTTGACACCGAGCATCCGGGAATCGGCAGTTTGCGGCATGGAGTTGAGCTACTGCAAAATGGGGAAACCCTGGTTTTGTTTCCAGAAGGCAACATCTTTTTTGATAACCAAATCCACCCGCTTAAACCTGGATTGGCGCGTATAGCCCTACAAGCAGAAGCGAGCAAATCTGGCTTGGGGATAAAAATTGTCCCCATAAGCATTAAATACAGCAAATCCATACCCCACAGAGGCTGCGATATTAAAATCAGCATCGGTTCTGCTTTTAATGTGGCCGATTACCGCACCGAAACCGTGAAAAAAGCGGCACAACGTTTGACTGCGGATCTGGAAACTGCTCTTCGGATGCTGCACGAGAGCTAGCATAAAAACTGTGTTTAAATTAGTTGTGTCAGATACCGACCCACTTTTGCCTGGGAATGGTAATATACTCCGAAGTAAATATTTATCCTGTTTGTGCTAAGACGCAAACCTAGTTCATGGTAGTTTCTGGATCTGTTCGCTTACTCCACGTCAACGGCTTCACTTTCCTGTCTCTCCTGGCAGCTTTGACTGTGTTTGCACCATTCCTCGTCCAAGCACAGGAATCTTCTCCGCCAGCTGCTCCCAATCAAGTCCAGCCTTTGGAAGGGACAGACACGAACGAGCTGCGTCCCCTAACTCAGGATAATAGTTTACTTAGCCTCCAAGGCGGGCAGCGTCTCATGTCTGAAGCCAGTAGCGCCGTTTCGGCTCAAAACTATGCTTTGGCTATGAAGAAACTCCAGGACGCTCGTCAAGTTTTCAATCAGTTGTCTAACTTCTATCAAGAGTTAGCTGGCAGTTTCTCAGGGATCGACAACCGCATCTCTGATACCCAACGGCGCAAGGCAGTAGAAACGGCGCAAATGCGGGATGAGGCAACCTATCAGCTGGCACTGGTACACCGGGCGCAAAATCAGCCTGAATTGGCTGTGCCATTGCTGGTTCAGATTATTCGCTCTCAAAACCCGACTCGCGATTTGGGGAAAAAAGCCTATCAGCAGTTATTTGAATTGGGGTTTGTGGATTCGCCTTACCCCAGAACTGGCAATAACTCGCCGTCTTCTTCGGCTCAATAGTTAAACTAGATTTAAAACAAAGAGCGAACCGTTTTTAAGCGAGAGGAATGGAATGATTAGTCCCGATCGGGTTGAAGCTATGATTAAGGAGGAATTGCCTGATGCGCTGGTTCAGGTTCAAGACTTGACCGGCGGCGGCGATCACTATCAAGTGACGGTGGTTTCTTCTTTGTTTGAAGGCAAGGGGCTTGTTCAACAGCACCAGATGGTTTACGGTGCGCTGCGACAAGCGATGTCTTCAGAAGCTATCCACGCTCTGGCTCTGAAAACCTCGACTCCCCAGGCTCAGTAAGCCCCCGATTAGTTTGCTTGAAGCGGAATAACGCTCGATTAACTACCAAGCGTAGGGTGACCTTAGTATTTTCTAACCCACAATTGCGCTAAAAAAATACTGGACAACAAAGCGATCGCGCTTACGCTCACTTTACACGAAGGCAGTGAAGAATTATGACACCGGAACTCAAAGAAAGAATTGACAATTTGGTAAAGCAGAACAAAATTTTAGTGTTCATGAAGGGCAACAAGCTCATGCCACAGTGTGGTTTCTCCAACAATGTGGTGCAGATTCTCAATACATTGGGTGTTCCCTACGAAACTTTTGATGTCTTACAAGATCAGGAAATTCGTCAGGGAATTAAAGAGTATGCCAATTGGCCGACTATTCCCCAGGTTTACATTGATGGTGAGTTGCTCGGCGGCTCTGACATTATGATCGAGCTGTATCAAAAGGGTGAGTTACAGCAAAAGGTAGAAGTTGCGTTAGCATCCTAGAGCAAAAGCCCTTCCGTTATCTTGGAGGTAGGGGCGAAGCATTTCCCAATCAAAATCATTGATTTTTCCTTGATGCGCTCTTGGGATATGCTATCTCCCCAAATACTAATAATTGGCTCTTCCTTATTTACTATGCTATTTGAGCGCTTGTGCAGGGGAGCAGGGGAGCAGGGGAGCAGGGGAATAAAAATGTTATTTTTTTGAACAAAAGCATTACAACTCCGAAAGAGCCCCATTTCTTTGTAGGTTGGGCTTTGGTGAAGCGAAACAGAACAAATGCGTTGGGTTTCGTACCTCAACCCAACCTACAAAGCTCAGCACTAAAGCCGAAGCACTCAGCACTTTGCTATAAATGAAATTTTCACAAAAATGAATAAAAAAAGATAAACACTGTAACAGACAACTAAGAATTTGGTACCTGTAGACCGTTTAAGAGTATTATCCACAGGCAACACTTGAAAACTTTTTTCGGATAACCTAGCGATGCCAATACTAAAAAAGCATCAGTAGTAGTCGGATTGCGGTTGAGTCTGTGGAATTTCAAAGTTCGATCGATCGTATATGTAACGAGTTGCTTCCTCCTCTAAGCGATGGATG
This genomic interval carries:
- a CDS encoding lysophospholipid acyltransferase family protein yields the protein MTIPLDSSAQTLATSTPAKVTTITSRVAPWFSQLAYPLGRRIILPFYFGEISVTGREHLPTEGPVILAPTHRSRWDSFMVPYAAGRDITGRDLRFMVSANEMTGLQGWFVRRFGGFAVDTEHPGIGSLRHGVELLQNGETLVLFPEGNIFFDNQIHPLKPGLARIALQAEASKSGLGIKIVPISIKYSKSIPHRGCDIKISIGSAFNVADYRTETVKKAAQRLTADLETALRMLHES
- the grxD gene encoding Grx4 family monothiol glutaredoxin is translated as MTPELKERIDNLVKQNKILVFMKGNKLMPQCGFSNNVVQILNTLGVPYETFDVLQDQEIRQGIKEYANWPTIPQVYIDGELLGGSDIMIELYQKGELQQKVEVALAS
- a CDS encoding BolA family protein — encoded protein: MISPDRVEAMIKEELPDALVQVQDLTGGGDHYQVTVVSSLFEGKGLVQQHQMVYGALRQAMSSEAIHALALKTSTPQAQ
- the tadA gene encoding tRNA adenosine(34) deaminase TadA, with protein sequence MPIDDPAYLIHRKWMSRAIELAQTAGDAGEVPVGAVIVDSQGNLIAEGENRKEREFDPTAHAEILAIRAAGKALQDWHLDRCTLYVTLEPCPMCAGAIVQARLRLLVYGADDPKTGAIRTVANIPDSACSNHRLSVLGGILESACRHQLQSWFAQKRQK